TTTGCCCAGCCCTTGTTGGCGAGGCACTTGGTAATGGCTGACGTGAGGGTCGTCTTCCCGTGATCTATGTGACCGATGGTTCCTATGTTCACATGGGGTTTGGTCCTTTCGTACTTTTTCTTAGCCATATAGAACCTCCGTGTTATTTTTTATGGAGCCCATGAGCGGGATTGAACCGCTGACCTCATCCTTACCAAGGATGTGCTCTGCCGACTGAGCTACATGGGCCTCCGGAACGGGCAACGTTCCAAAAGTCATTTAAGCTTTTCAAGAGCGGGCAACGCATAAACCCGCCCGGGTTTATGGAGCGGGAAACGGGACTCGAACCCGCGACCCTCAGCTTGGAAGGCTGATGCTCTAACCAACTGAGCTAATCCCGCATTAATCACTCTATAAAAAATCCAAGGCGAATAGCCCCTCGTGAGACCGATCTTCCAGGACACCGACCGAATCACTATCGACTATCCACCAAGTTATTTATGGTGGAGAGGGGAGGGATCGAACCTCCGAAGGACTTCGCCAACAGATTTACAGTCTGCCCCCTTTGGCCGCTCGGGAACCTCTCCGTAGCTGGTGATGGGACTCGAACCCGCAACCTGCTGATTACAAATCAGCTGCTCTGCCGATTGAGCTACACCAGCGAAATTATATATTATACGACAAGAATCATGCCAAAAGCAACATGATACACTATTCGACAAAACAATATTTCTTAATATATTTTGGGCCTAATGTCAATATTTTCTGAGTAATTTCGCCCATCATTTCGCGATACCTGACATGTCTATTGACATCTCGACACAAAATATTGTTAAATAATACGCTTTATTACATCAAGGAGGTGATGCCGTTATGGTATGCGAAACACTAAAAGCGGGCGTAGAGTGTCTGTTTATGAAAAAAACAGGATGCTCATACAAT
The sequence above is drawn from the Syntrophorhabdaceae bacterium genome and encodes:
- a CDS encoding GTP-binding protein — its product is MAKKKYERTKPHVNIGTIGHIDHGKTTLTSAITKCLANKGWA